The following proteins come from a genomic window of Lolium rigidum isolate FL_2022 chromosome 5, APGP_CSIRO_Lrig_0.1, whole genome shotgun sequence:
- the LOC124657749 gene encoding auxin-responsive protein SAUR76 codes for MAKGGLSSKLRCMIKRWHSSSRISRTPMGGSHGVDGEEGPWGRGIRGTAGSASFHGADGVPAGLHPVYVGKSRRRYLIAADLVGHPLFQNLVDRSGGGVGGVAGGTIVGCEVVLFEHLLWMLENADPQPESLDELVEYYAC; via the coding sequence ATGGCCAAGGGCGGGCTCAGCAGCAAGCTCCGGTGCATGATCAAGCGGTGGCACTCGTCCAGCCGGATCTCCCGCACGCCCATGGGCGGCTCGCACGGTGTGGACGGCGAGGAGGGCCCGTGGGGGCGCGGCATCCGCGGCACGGCTGGGTCGGCGTCCTTCCACGGCGCCGACGGCGTGCCCGCGGGCCTCCACCCGGTGTACGtcggcaagtcgcgccgccgcTACCTCATCGCCGCCGACCTCGTCGGCCACCCGCTGTTCCAGAACCTCGTTgaccgctccggcggcggcgtgggcggtgTGGCCGGGGGCACCATCGTCGGCTGCGAGGTCGTGCTGTTCGAGCACCTCCTCTGGATGCTGGAGAACGCCGACCCGCAGCCCGAGTCTCTCGATGAGCTCGTCGAGTACTACGCCTGTTGA